The following proteins are co-located in the Zonotrichia albicollis isolate bZonAlb1 chromosome 1, bZonAlb1.hap1, whole genome shotgun sequence genome:
- the ZNF438 gene encoding zinc finger protein 438 isoform X3, with translation MQNPLTVSADKQKCPSDIIQSFQKKSQFRTIAPKMVPKFLTSGVVSCLQSSLPEPMTPISASGSKPLVVPAQNYAVMQVAAHKGTFSLLAVPCVAPALTQQVQQSAVAPSENLKLPIPRYQSVRNKLLSDKKLTQISGLSARNKILTKALTSSQTSPMPALHEDCPEAHCSSDSAEQGMVADCDSAEIGVATLMNKSNCVESRSLLMNKAKIASNNISGSSVVEDSPSKPASTTNPMKLSLHSVKTALETTRESFLTSEKLKEKPTNSASPVAVLSPTVFGSTIQMTPSAPKGKLPILPYSRMKNSVFCKSKQNINVMDIPDHSLKSECEKIPFLMKTKAFDKQIISKQSIGENTFSPSSKEDDVDTLKNLSSATSKRRGRKKRAPEDLLAFQAKRRKCIINKFREGRERAKVDTEAPEDNRAGAVTRYRSIRPKPVVLVQALAPLTPAAIVATPSRGQDSFFNGSLTNKCVSSKHSDAASAKSSDLSRNARSAVLRVVHRCHVCNHGFRLKHHLKDHMNTHTRRRPYSCRICRKAYMHSGSLSTHMKLHHSEGKSKKLVCCEFCAKVFGHAKVYFGHLREVHRVVISTEPYSSEQQVQDTSKKRDRNIKEAEEAAERGDKCNFEDLFHDPGGVKLQVKCGRCQFIAESFGEMKFHLLCCHGEEIQGRVKEEVLQESRGAEGKLVKHTSHVWKQHNERRHLAQCSARQEELYNVPKPKRQLFFHHQNHVNIIPKIEPTQSGSSEASEEMQNVGFGTQRKKIEFWSKAGYNCILCKQLFGRKEDLCNHWQSHHNCEDPSTLWTIFTLVSKQGIIELSDNGDY, from the exons ATGCAGAATCCGTTAACAGTTTCTGCAG ATAAACAGAAATGCCCTTCGGATATAATACAAagttttcagaagaaaagtCAGTTTAGGACCATTGCTCCAAAAATGGTACCAAAATTTTTAACATCTGGAGTGGTTTCTTGCCTTCAGTCATCTTTGCCTGAGCCAATGACACCAATTTCAGCCTCAGGCTCTAAGCCCCTGGTGGTGCCAGCTCAGAACTATGCTGTCATGCAGGTGGCTGCTCACAAGGGCACCTtttccctgctggctgtgccctgtgttGCACCTGCCCTAACTCAGCAAGTTCAGCAGTCAGCTGTGGCCCCCTCTGAAAACCTAAAGCTGCCCATCCCCAGGTACCAATCTGTAAGAAATAAATTGCTGAGTGACAAAAAACTGACACAAATCTCTGGTTTGAGTGCACGTAACAAGATTCTTACCAAAGCGCTGACCTCATCACAGACTTCCCCCATGCCTGCTCTACATGAAGACTGTCCTGAAGCTCATTGTAGTTCAGATTCAGCTGAGCAAGGGATGGTAGCAGACTGTGACTCAGCTGAAATTGGAGTTGCCACATTAATGAATAAAAGCAATTGTGTGGAATCTAGATCTCTTTTAATGAACAAAGCTAAAATTGCTAGCAATAATATTTCTGGATCATCTGTAGTTGAAGACTCTCCATCCAAGCCAGCAAGTACAACTAATCCCATGAAACTGAGTCTACATTCTGTGAAGACAGCATTGGAAACCACAAGAGAGTCATTCCTGACATCTGAGAAACTaaaggaaaaacccacaaattctGCAAGTCCTGTTGCTGTCTTGTCACCGACAGTTTTTGGCAGTACAATTCAGATGACTCCCTCAGCACCAAAAGGAAAACTTCCTATTTTGCCTTACTCCAGAATGAAAAATTCAGTGTTCTGTAAATCTAAGCAGAATATTAATGTTATGGACATACCTGATCATTCTCTAAAATCTGAATGTGAAAAGATTCCATTTTTGATGAAAACCAAAGCCTTTGATAAGCAAATAATCTCCAAACAATCCATTGGAGAAAACACTTTCTCTCCCTCCAGCAAAGAGGATGATGTCGACACTCTTAAAAATTTGAGCAGTGCAACCTCTAAAAgaagaggcaggaaaaaaagagcCCCGGAAGATTTATTGGCTTTTCAGGCCAAGCGAAGGAAATGCATCATTAATAAGTTTAGAGAAGGAAGAGAGAGGGCCAAGGTTGATACTGAGGCACCTGAAGACaacagagcaggagcagtgacACGGTACCGCAGCATCAGACCGAAGCCCGTGGTGCTTGTGCAGGCGCTCGCGCCGCTGACTCCCGCAGCCATCGTGGCGACGCCGTCTCGTGGGCAGGACTCCTTTTTCAATGGGTCACTCACCAATAAATGTGTGAGTTCCAAGCACAGTGATGCTGCATCAGCCAAATCAAGTGATCTAAGCAGAAATGCACGTTCAGCTGTCCTTAGGGTGGTGCACAGGTGCCATGTTTGTAACCACGGGTTCCGCTTAAAGCACCACCTCAAGGACCACATGAACACGCACACGAGGAGGAGGCCCTACAGCTGCAGGATCTGCAGGAAGGCATATATGCACTCTGGGAGCCTGAGCACCCATATGAAGCTTCATCACAGCGAAGGCAAATCCAAAAAGCTGGTGTGCTGTGAATTCTGTGCTAAAGTGTTTGGCCATGCCAAAGTGTACTTTGGGCACCTCAGAGAAGTCCACAGGGTTGTTATCAGCACAGAGCCCTACAGTAgtgagcagcaggtgcaagacaCTTCAAAGAAGAGAGACAGGAATATAAAAGAGGCAGAAGAAGCTGCAGAGAG GGGAGATAAGTGCAATTTTGAGGACCTGTTCCATGACCCAGGAGGAGTGAAATTACAGGTCAAATGTGGTCGATGCCAATTTATTGCAGAATCTTTTGGTGAAATGAAGTTTCACTTATTGTGCTGCCATGGAGAAGAGATTCAGGGAAGAGTGAAAGAAGAGGTTTTGCAAgaaagcagaggagcagaagggAAACTGGTCAAACATACAAGCCACGTGTGGAAACAGCACAATGAGAGAAGACATTTAGCACAGTGCAGTGCCCGTCAGGAGGAGCTGTATAATGTTCCAAAACCAAAGAGACAGCTGTTCTTCCACCATCAAAATCATGTCAATATTATACCTAAAATTGAACCAACCCAGTCAGGAAGTAGTGAAGCTTCTGAGGAGATGCAAAATGTGGGGTTTggcacacaaaggaaaaaaatagaattttggTCTAAAGCAGGCTATAACTGCATCTTATGCAAACAGTTATTTGGAAGAAAAGAGGATCTTTGTAATCATTGGCAGAGTCATCATAATTGTGAAGACCCTTCCACTTTATGGACAATTTTTACTTTGGTatcaaaacaaggaattatTGAACTTTCTGATAATGGTGATTATTGA
- the ZNF438 gene encoding zinc finger protein 438 isoform X4, with amino-acid sequence MVPKFLTSGVVSCLQSSLPEPMTPISASGSKPLVVPAQNYAVMQVAAHKGTFSLLAVPCVAPALTQQVQQSAVAPSENLKLPIPRYQSVRNKLLSDKKLTQISGLSARNKILTKALTSSQTSPMPALHEDCPEAHCSSDSAEQGMVADCDSAEIGVATLMNKSNCVESRSLLMNKAKIASNNISGSSVVEDSPSKPASTTNPMKLSLHSVKTALETTRESFLTSEKLKEKPTNSASPVAVLSPTVFGSTIQMTPSAPKGKLPILPYSRMKNSVFCKSKQNINVMDIPDHSLKSECEKIPFLMKTKAFDKQIISKQSIGENTFSPSSKEDDVDTLKNLSSATSKRRGRKKRAPEDLLAFQAKRRKCIINKFREGRERAKVDTEAPEDNRAGAVTRYRSIRPKPVVLVQALAPLTPAAIVATPSRGQDSFFNGSLTNKCVSSKHSDAASAKSSDLSRNARSAVLRVVHRCHVCNHGFRLKHHLKDHMNTHTRRRPYSCRICRKAYMHSGSLSTHMKLHHSEGKSKKLVCCEFCAKVFGHAKVYFGHLREVHRVVISTEPYSSEQQVQDTSKKRDRNIKEAEEAAERGDKCNFEDLFHDPGGVKLQVKCGRCQFIAESFGEMKFHLLCCHGEEIQGRVKEEVLQESRGAEGKLVKHTSHVWKQHNERRHLAQCSARQEELYNVPKPKRQLFFHHQNHVNIIPKIEPTQSGSSEASEEMQNVGFGTQRKKIEFWSKAGYNCILCKQLFGRKEDLCNHWQSHHNCEDPSTLWTIFTLVSKQGIIELSDNGDY; translated from the exons ATGGTACCAAAATTTTTAACATCTGGAGTGGTTTCTTGCCTTCAGTCATCTTTGCCTGAGCCAATGACACCAATTTCAGCCTCAGGCTCTAAGCCCCTGGTGGTGCCAGCTCAGAACTATGCTGTCATGCAGGTGGCTGCTCACAAGGGCACCTtttccctgctggctgtgccctgtgttGCACCTGCCCTAACTCAGCAAGTTCAGCAGTCAGCTGTGGCCCCCTCTGAAAACCTAAAGCTGCCCATCCCCAGGTACCAATCTGTAAGAAATAAATTGCTGAGTGACAAAAAACTGACACAAATCTCTGGTTTGAGTGCACGTAACAAGATTCTTACCAAAGCGCTGACCTCATCACAGACTTCCCCCATGCCTGCTCTACATGAAGACTGTCCTGAAGCTCATTGTAGTTCAGATTCAGCTGAGCAAGGGATGGTAGCAGACTGTGACTCAGCTGAAATTGGAGTTGCCACATTAATGAATAAAAGCAATTGTGTGGAATCTAGATCTCTTTTAATGAACAAAGCTAAAATTGCTAGCAATAATATTTCTGGATCATCTGTAGTTGAAGACTCTCCATCCAAGCCAGCAAGTACAACTAATCCCATGAAACTGAGTCTACATTCTGTGAAGACAGCATTGGAAACCACAAGAGAGTCATTCCTGACATCTGAGAAACTaaaggaaaaacccacaaattctGCAAGTCCTGTTGCTGTCTTGTCACCGACAGTTTTTGGCAGTACAATTCAGATGACTCCCTCAGCACCAAAAGGAAAACTTCCTATTTTGCCTTACTCCAGAATGAAAAATTCAGTGTTCTGTAAATCTAAGCAGAATATTAATGTTATGGACATACCTGATCATTCTCTAAAATCTGAATGTGAAAAGATTCCATTTTTGATGAAAACCAAAGCCTTTGATAAGCAAATAATCTCCAAACAATCCATTGGAGAAAACACTTTCTCTCCCTCCAGCAAAGAGGATGATGTCGACACTCTTAAAAATTTGAGCAGTGCAACCTCTAAAAgaagaggcaggaaaaaaagagcCCCGGAAGATTTATTGGCTTTTCAGGCCAAGCGAAGGAAATGCATCATTAATAAGTTTAGAGAAGGAAGAGAGAGGGCCAAGGTTGATACTGAGGCACCTGAAGACaacagagcaggagcagtgacACGGTACCGCAGCATCAGACCGAAGCCCGTGGTGCTTGTGCAGGCGCTCGCGCCGCTGACTCCCGCAGCCATCGTGGCGACGCCGTCTCGTGGGCAGGACTCCTTTTTCAATGGGTCACTCACCAATAAATGTGTGAGTTCCAAGCACAGTGATGCTGCATCAGCCAAATCAAGTGATCTAAGCAGAAATGCACGTTCAGCTGTCCTTAGGGTGGTGCACAGGTGCCATGTTTGTAACCACGGGTTCCGCTTAAAGCACCACCTCAAGGACCACATGAACACGCACACGAGGAGGAGGCCCTACAGCTGCAGGATCTGCAGGAAGGCATATATGCACTCTGGGAGCCTGAGCACCCATATGAAGCTTCATCACAGCGAAGGCAAATCCAAAAAGCTGGTGTGCTGTGAATTCTGTGCTAAAGTGTTTGGCCATGCCAAAGTGTACTTTGGGCACCTCAGAGAAGTCCACAGGGTTGTTATCAGCACAGAGCCCTACAGTAgtgagcagcaggtgcaagacaCTTCAAAGAAGAGAGACAGGAATATAAAAGAGGCAGAAGAAGCTGCAGAGAG GGGAGATAAGTGCAATTTTGAGGACCTGTTCCATGACCCAGGAGGAGTGAAATTACAGGTCAAATGTGGTCGATGCCAATTTATTGCAGAATCTTTTGGTGAAATGAAGTTTCACTTATTGTGCTGCCATGGAGAAGAGATTCAGGGAAGAGTGAAAGAAGAGGTTTTGCAAgaaagcagaggagcagaagggAAACTGGTCAAACATACAAGCCACGTGTGGAAACAGCACAATGAGAGAAGACATTTAGCACAGTGCAGTGCCCGTCAGGAGGAGCTGTATAATGTTCCAAAACCAAAGAGACAGCTGTTCTTCCACCATCAAAATCATGTCAATATTATACCTAAAATTGAACCAACCCAGTCAGGAAGTAGTGAAGCTTCTGAGGAGATGCAAAATGTGGGGTTTggcacacaaaggaaaaaaatagaattttggTCTAAAGCAGGCTATAACTGCATCTTATGCAAACAGTTATTTGGAAGAAAAGAGGATCTTTGTAATCATTGGCAGAGTCATCATAATTGTGAAGACCCTTCCACTTTATGGACAATTTTTACTTTGGTatcaaaacaaggaattatTGAACTTTCTGATAATGGTGATTATTGA
- the ZNF438 gene encoding zinc finger protein 438 isoform X1: MQNPLTVSAGGVFLHANPAEKHCVQQSMLGQQKQETCAGKTVSTDKQKCPSDIIQSFQKKSQFRTIAPKMVPKFLTSGVVSCLQSSLPEPMTPISASGSKPLVVPAQNYAVMQVAAHKGTFSLLAVPCVAPALTQQVQQSAVAPSENLKLPIPRYQSVRNKLLSDKKLTQISGLSARNKILTKALTSSQTSPMPALHEDCPEAHCSSDSAEQGMVADCDSAEIGVATLMNKSNCVESRSLLMNKAKIASNNISGSSVVEDSPSKPASTTNPMKLSLHSVKTALETTRESFLTSEKLKEKPTNSASPVAVLSPTVFGSTIQMTPSAPKGKLPILPYSRMKNSVFCKSKQNINVMDIPDHSLKSECEKIPFLMKTKAFDKQIISKQSIGENTFSPSSKEDDVDTLKNLSSATSKRRGRKKRAPEDLLAFQAKRRKCIINKFREGRERAKVDTEAPEDNRAGAVTRYRSIRPKPVVLVQALAPLTPAAIVATPSRGQDSFFNGSLTNKCVSSKHSDAASAKSSDLSRNARSAVLRVVHRCHVCNHGFRLKHHLKDHMNTHTRRRPYSCRICRKAYMHSGSLSTHMKLHHSEGKSKKLVCCEFCAKVFGHAKVYFGHLREVHRVVISTEPYSSEQQVQDTSKKRDRNIKEAEEAAERGDKCNFEDLFHDPGGVKLQVKCGRCQFIAESFGEMKFHLLCCHGEEIQGRVKEEVLQESRGAEGKLVKHTSHVWKQHNERRHLAQCSARQEELYNVPKPKRQLFFHHQNHVNIIPKIEPTQSGSSEASEEMQNVGFGTQRKKIEFWSKAGYNCILCKQLFGRKEDLCNHWQSHHNCEDPSTLWTIFTLVSKQGIIELSDNGDY; this comes from the exons ATGCAGAATCCGTTAACAGTTTCTGCAG GTGGTGTTTTTTTGCATGCTAATCCTGCAGAGAAACATTGTGTCCAACAAAGTATGCTGGGTCAGCAAAAGCAAGAAACTTGTGCTGGAAAGACAGTATCCACAG ATAAACAGAAATGCCCTTCGGATATAATACAAagttttcagaagaaaagtCAGTTTAGGACCATTGCTCCAAAAATGGTACCAAAATTTTTAACATCTGGAGTGGTTTCTTGCCTTCAGTCATCTTTGCCTGAGCCAATGACACCAATTTCAGCCTCAGGCTCTAAGCCCCTGGTGGTGCCAGCTCAGAACTATGCTGTCATGCAGGTGGCTGCTCACAAGGGCACCTtttccctgctggctgtgccctgtgttGCACCTGCCCTAACTCAGCAAGTTCAGCAGTCAGCTGTGGCCCCCTCTGAAAACCTAAAGCTGCCCATCCCCAGGTACCAATCTGTAAGAAATAAATTGCTGAGTGACAAAAAACTGACACAAATCTCTGGTTTGAGTGCACGTAACAAGATTCTTACCAAAGCGCTGACCTCATCACAGACTTCCCCCATGCCTGCTCTACATGAAGACTGTCCTGAAGCTCATTGTAGTTCAGATTCAGCTGAGCAAGGGATGGTAGCAGACTGTGACTCAGCTGAAATTGGAGTTGCCACATTAATGAATAAAAGCAATTGTGTGGAATCTAGATCTCTTTTAATGAACAAAGCTAAAATTGCTAGCAATAATATTTCTGGATCATCTGTAGTTGAAGACTCTCCATCCAAGCCAGCAAGTACAACTAATCCCATGAAACTGAGTCTACATTCTGTGAAGACAGCATTGGAAACCACAAGAGAGTCATTCCTGACATCTGAGAAACTaaaggaaaaacccacaaattctGCAAGTCCTGTTGCTGTCTTGTCACCGACAGTTTTTGGCAGTACAATTCAGATGACTCCCTCAGCACCAAAAGGAAAACTTCCTATTTTGCCTTACTCCAGAATGAAAAATTCAGTGTTCTGTAAATCTAAGCAGAATATTAATGTTATGGACATACCTGATCATTCTCTAAAATCTGAATGTGAAAAGATTCCATTTTTGATGAAAACCAAAGCCTTTGATAAGCAAATAATCTCCAAACAATCCATTGGAGAAAACACTTTCTCTCCCTCCAGCAAAGAGGATGATGTCGACACTCTTAAAAATTTGAGCAGTGCAACCTCTAAAAgaagaggcaggaaaaaaagagcCCCGGAAGATTTATTGGCTTTTCAGGCCAAGCGAAGGAAATGCATCATTAATAAGTTTAGAGAAGGAAGAGAGAGGGCCAAGGTTGATACTGAGGCACCTGAAGACaacagagcaggagcagtgacACGGTACCGCAGCATCAGACCGAAGCCCGTGGTGCTTGTGCAGGCGCTCGCGCCGCTGACTCCCGCAGCCATCGTGGCGACGCCGTCTCGTGGGCAGGACTCCTTTTTCAATGGGTCACTCACCAATAAATGTGTGAGTTCCAAGCACAGTGATGCTGCATCAGCCAAATCAAGTGATCTAAGCAGAAATGCACGTTCAGCTGTCCTTAGGGTGGTGCACAGGTGCCATGTTTGTAACCACGGGTTCCGCTTAAAGCACCACCTCAAGGACCACATGAACACGCACACGAGGAGGAGGCCCTACAGCTGCAGGATCTGCAGGAAGGCATATATGCACTCTGGGAGCCTGAGCACCCATATGAAGCTTCATCACAGCGAAGGCAAATCCAAAAAGCTGGTGTGCTGTGAATTCTGTGCTAAAGTGTTTGGCCATGCCAAAGTGTACTTTGGGCACCTCAGAGAAGTCCACAGGGTTGTTATCAGCACAGAGCCCTACAGTAgtgagcagcaggtgcaagacaCTTCAAAGAAGAGAGACAGGAATATAAAAGAGGCAGAAGAAGCTGCAGAGAG GGGAGATAAGTGCAATTTTGAGGACCTGTTCCATGACCCAGGAGGAGTGAAATTACAGGTCAAATGTGGTCGATGCCAATTTATTGCAGAATCTTTTGGTGAAATGAAGTTTCACTTATTGTGCTGCCATGGAGAAGAGATTCAGGGAAGAGTGAAAGAAGAGGTTTTGCAAgaaagcagaggagcagaagggAAACTGGTCAAACATACAAGCCACGTGTGGAAACAGCACAATGAGAGAAGACATTTAGCACAGTGCAGTGCCCGTCAGGAGGAGCTGTATAATGTTCCAAAACCAAAGAGACAGCTGTTCTTCCACCATCAAAATCATGTCAATATTATACCTAAAATTGAACCAACCCAGTCAGGAAGTAGTGAAGCTTCTGAGGAGATGCAAAATGTGGGGTTTggcacacaaaggaaaaaaatagaattttggTCTAAAGCAGGCTATAACTGCATCTTATGCAAACAGTTATTTGGAAGAAAAGAGGATCTTTGTAATCATTGGCAGAGTCATCATAATTGTGAAGACCCTTCCACTTTATGGACAATTTTTACTTTGGTatcaaaacaaggaattatTGAACTTTCTGATAATGGTGATTATTGA
- the ZNF438 gene encoding zinc finger protein 438 isoform X2, which produces MLGQQKQETCAGKTVSTDKQKCPSDIIQSFQKKSQFRTIAPKMVPKFLTSGVVSCLQSSLPEPMTPISASGSKPLVVPAQNYAVMQVAAHKGTFSLLAVPCVAPALTQQVQQSAVAPSENLKLPIPRYQSVRNKLLSDKKLTQISGLSARNKILTKALTSSQTSPMPALHEDCPEAHCSSDSAEQGMVADCDSAEIGVATLMNKSNCVESRSLLMNKAKIASNNISGSSVVEDSPSKPASTTNPMKLSLHSVKTALETTRESFLTSEKLKEKPTNSASPVAVLSPTVFGSTIQMTPSAPKGKLPILPYSRMKNSVFCKSKQNINVMDIPDHSLKSECEKIPFLMKTKAFDKQIISKQSIGENTFSPSSKEDDVDTLKNLSSATSKRRGRKKRAPEDLLAFQAKRRKCIINKFREGRERAKVDTEAPEDNRAGAVTRYRSIRPKPVVLVQALAPLTPAAIVATPSRGQDSFFNGSLTNKCVSSKHSDAASAKSSDLSRNARSAVLRVVHRCHVCNHGFRLKHHLKDHMNTHTRRRPYSCRICRKAYMHSGSLSTHMKLHHSEGKSKKLVCCEFCAKVFGHAKVYFGHLREVHRVVISTEPYSSEQQVQDTSKKRDRNIKEAEEAAERGDKCNFEDLFHDPGGVKLQVKCGRCQFIAESFGEMKFHLLCCHGEEIQGRVKEEVLQESRGAEGKLVKHTSHVWKQHNERRHLAQCSARQEELYNVPKPKRQLFFHHQNHVNIIPKIEPTQSGSSEASEEMQNVGFGTQRKKIEFWSKAGYNCILCKQLFGRKEDLCNHWQSHHNCEDPSTLWTIFTLVSKQGIIELSDNGDY; this is translated from the exons ATGCTGGGTCAGCAAAAGCAAGAAACTTGTGCTGGAAAGACAGTATCCACAG ATAAACAGAAATGCCCTTCGGATATAATACAAagttttcagaagaaaagtCAGTTTAGGACCATTGCTCCAAAAATGGTACCAAAATTTTTAACATCTGGAGTGGTTTCTTGCCTTCAGTCATCTTTGCCTGAGCCAATGACACCAATTTCAGCCTCAGGCTCTAAGCCCCTGGTGGTGCCAGCTCAGAACTATGCTGTCATGCAGGTGGCTGCTCACAAGGGCACCTtttccctgctggctgtgccctgtgttGCACCTGCCCTAACTCAGCAAGTTCAGCAGTCAGCTGTGGCCCCCTCTGAAAACCTAAAGCTGCCCATCCCCAGGTACCAATCTGTAAGAAATAAATTGCTGAGTGACAAAAAACTGACACAAATCTCTGGTTTGAGTGCACGTAACAAGATTCTTACCAAAGCGCTGACCTCATCACAGACTTCCCCCATGCCTGCTCTACATGAAGACTGTCCTGAAGCTCATTGTAGTTCAGATTCAGCTGAGCAAGGGATGGTAGCAGACTGTGACTCAGCTGAAATTGGAGTTGCCACATTAATGAATAAAAGCAATTGTGTGGAATCTAGATCTCTTTTAATGAACAAAGCTAAAATTGCTAGCAATAATATTTCTGGATCATCTGTAGTTGAAGACTCTCCATCCAAGCCAGCAAGTACAACTAATCCCATGAAACTGAGTCTACATTCTGTGAAGACAGCATTGGAAACCACAAGAGAGTCATTCCTGACATCTGAGAAACTaaaggaaaaacccacaaattctGCAAGTCCTGTTGCTGTCTTGTCACCGACAGTTTTTGGCAGTACAATTCAGATGACTCCCTCAGCACCAAAAGGAAAACTTCCTATTTTGCCTTACTCCAGAATGAAAAATTCAGTGTTCTGTAAATCTAAGCAGAATATTAATGTTATGGACATACCTGATCATTCTCTAAAATCTGAATGTGAAAAGATTCCATTTTTGATGAAAACCAAAGCCTTTGATAAGCAAATAATCTCCAAACAATCCATTGGAGAAAACACTTTCTCTCCCTCCAGCAAAGAGGATGATGTCGACACTCTTAAAAATTTGAGCAGTGCAACCTCTAAAAgaagaggcaggaaaaaaagagcCCCGGAAGATTTATTGGCTTTTCAGGCCAAGCGAAGGAAATGCATCATTAATAAGTTTAGAGAAGGAAGAGAGAGGGCCAAGGTTGATACTGAGGCACCTGAAGACaacagagcaggagcagtgacACGGTACCGCAGCATCAGACCGAAGCCCGTGGTGCTTGTGCAGGCGCTCGCGCCGCTGACTCCCGCAGCCATCGTGGCGACGCCGTCTCGTGGGCAGGACTCCTTTTTCAATGGGTCACTCACCAATAAATGTGTGAGTTCCAAGCACAGTGATGCTGCATCAGCCAAATCAAGTGATCTAAGCAGAAATGCACGTTCAGCTGTCCTTAGGGTGGTGCACAGGTGCCATGTTTGTAACCACGGGTTCCGCTTAAAGCACCACCTCAAGGACCACATGAACACGCACACGAGGAGGAGGCCCTACAGCTGCAGGATCTGCAGGAAGGCATATATGCACTCTGGGAGCCTGAGCACCCATATGAAGCTTCATCACAGCGAAGGCAAATCCAAAAAGCTGGTGTGCTGTGAATTCTGTGCTAAAGTGTTTGGCCATGCCAAAGTGTACTTTGGGCACCTCAGAGAAGTCCACAGGGTTGTTATCAGCACAGAGCCCTACAGTAgtgagcagcaggtgcaagacaCTTCAAAGAAGAGAGACAGGAATATAAAAGAGGCAGAAGAAGCTGCAGAGAG GGGAGATAAGTGCAATTTTGAGGACCTGTTCCATGACCCAGGAGGAGTGAAATTACAGGTCAAATGTGGTCGATGCCAATTTATTGCAGAATCTTTTGGTGAAATGAAGTTTCACTTATTGTGCTGCCATGGAGAAGAGATTCAGGGAAGAGTGAAAGAAGAGGTTTTGCAAgaaagcagaggagcagaagggAAACTGGTCAAACATACAAGCCACGTGTGGAAACAGCACAATGAGAGAAGACATTTAGCACAGTGCAGTGCCCGTCAGGAGGAGCTGTATAATGTTCCAAAACCAAAGAGACAGCTGTTCTTCCACCATCAAAATCATGTCAATATTATACCTAAAATTGAACCAACCCAGTCAGGAAGTAGTGAAGCTTCTGAGGAGATGCAAAATGTGGGGTTTggcacacaaaggaaaaaaatagaattttggTCTAAAGCAGGCTATAACTGCATCTTATGCAAACAGTTATTTGGAAGAAAAGAGGATCTTTGTAATCATTGGCAGAGTCATCATAATTGTGAAGACCCTTCCACTTTATGGACAATTTTTACTTTGGTatcaaaacaaggaattatTGAACTTTCTGATAATGGTGATTATTGA